Proteins encoded in a region of the Penaeus vannamei isolate JL-2024 chromosome 30, ASM4276789v1, whole genome shotgun sequence genome:
- the LOC138867533 gene encoding uncharacterized protein, with the protein MSPNCIPRPTRELSISVSGRRRWSPAAAKRLPDIPPLPPNAETLLKARVLSTSFAVPLPELPCLAHSTLASPTPLSPCPLSPYPPKPSRTPEDYPRPSPFALPLESSLASPTPLSPRPLPPHPLKFPEGPGIVDALGSFPSRAPLPRPLYSLLAHSTLASAAVTTPAETLPNARELSMSFALPLESSLPSPTPLSPRPLLPPPFGGGRKS; encoded by the coding sequence ATGTCCCCAAACTGCATTCCCCGCCCGACCCGGGAGCTAAGCATCTCAGTCTCAGGGCGCCGCCGCTGGTCACCCGCCGCCGCCAAACGCCTCCCCgacatcccaccgctgccaccaaacgCCGAAACCCTCCTGAAGGCCCGAGTATTGTCGACGTCCTTCGCCGTGCCCCTTCCAGAGCTCCCTTGCCTCGCCCACTCCACTCTCGCCTCGCCCACTCCACTCTCGCCTTGCCCGCTGTCACCATACCCGCCGAAACCCTCCCGAACGCCCGAGGATTATCCACGTCCTTCGCCCTTCGCCCTGCCCCTCGAGAGCTCCCTTGCCTCGCCCACTCCACTCTCGCCTCGCCCGCTGCCACCACACCCGCTGAAATTTCCTGAAGGCCCTGGTATTGTCGACGCCCTTGGCTCCTTCCCCTCGAGAGCCCCCTTGCCTCGCCCACTCTACTCTCTACTCGCCCATTCCACTCTCGCCTCGGCCGCTGTCACCACACCCGCCGAAACCCTCCCGAACGCCCGGGAATTATCCATGTCCTTCGCCCTACCCCTTGAgagctcccttccctcgcccactCCACTCTCGCCTCGCCCACTCCTGCCTCCCCCATTCGGCGGCGGTCGTAAGAGTTAA